Proteins co-encoded in one Armatimonadota bacterium genomic window:
- a CDS encoding TerC family protein codes for MFESVGTPWLWGGFTLFVLAMLALDLGVFHRTAHVIGTREALGWSVFWIALALVFNAGVFRWFGPERGLEFLTGYLIEKALSVDNIFVFLVIFSYFAVPAAYRHRVLFWGVLGAIVFRVIFIVLGAALLAAFHWVIYVFGGLLVVTGVKLLRAPDHEVHPERNPALRLVRRLLPVTATYEGPRFFVRREGRLYATPLLLVLAVVEATDIVFAIDSIPAIFAVTADPFIVYTSNIFAILGLRALFFLLAGFIERFHYLKVGLALVLVFVGTKMLASDVYKIPIGVSLAVVAGLIGGAVVFSLRRPRATAAAPATGGVPGRAPGRGSAAPVEDGLR; via the coding sequence GTGTTCGAATCGGTCGGCACACCCTGGTTGTGGGGCGGGTTCACCCTGTTCGTGCTGGCGATGCTGGCCCTGGACCTGGGTGTCTTTCATCGCACCGCCCACGTCATCGGAACGCGCGAGGCGCTGGGCTGGAGCGTCTTCTGGATCGCCCTGGCGCTGGTGTTCAACGCCGGGGTGTTCCGGTGGTTCGGGCCGGAGCGCGGCCTGGAGTTCCTGACCGGCTACCTGATCGAGAAGGCACTCAGCGTCGACAACATCTTCGTCTTCCTGGTGATCTTCTCGTACTTCGCCGTGCCCGCCGCCTACCGGCACCGGGTGTTGTTCTGGGGCGTGCTGGGCGCCATCGTCTTCCGCGTGATCTTCATCGTGCTGGGCGCGGCGCTGCTGGCCGCGTTCCACTGGGTCATCTACGTCTTCGGGGGCCTGCTGGTGGTGACGGGCGTCAAGCTCCTGCGGGCGCCCGACCACGAGGTGCACCCCGAGCGCAACCCGGCGCTGCGCCTGGTGCGGCGGCTGCTGCCCGTCACCGCCACCTACGAGGGCCCGCGCTTCTTCGTGCGGCGCGAGGGGCGGTTGTACGCGACGCCGCTGCTGCTCGTGCTCGCCGTCGTGGAGGCCACCGACATCGTGTTCGCCATCGACTCGATCCCCGCGATCTTCGCCGTCACCGCCGACCCGTTCATCGTCTACACGTCCAACATCTTCGCCATCCTGGGACTGCGGGCGCTGTTCTTCCTGCTGGCCGGATTCATCGAGCGCTTCCACTACCTCAAGGTCGGTCTGGCCCTGGTGCTGGTGTTCGTCGGGACGAAGATGCTCGCCAGCGACGTGTACAAGATCCCCATCGGCGTCTCGCTGGCGGTCGTGGCGGGCCTGATCGGCGGGGCGGTGGTGTTCTCGCTCCGGCGGCCGCGGGCCACGGCAGCGGCGCCCGCGACCGGTGGAGTGCCAGGGCGAGCGCCGGGCCGGGGATCGGCTGCACCAGTCGAGGACGGGCTCCGGTGA
- a CDS encoding transporter substrate-binding domain-containing protein, whose translation MRRMLVLAVAVIVLVASALSYVAWAQAPRSRLDVVRARGRLICGISGTTVGFSFVEPRSGEMVGFDADFCRALAAFVNVPSVEFVQLTSANRIPAVVAGSVDVVFRTTTQTFSRDAQVDFGPVTFYDGQRLLVRSSSKIRDLADLNGARICTQTGTTSERNITDQMRLRNFKFELITFAQPKEAFDGLVAGRCDVWTTDASQLTAFRATAPNPREFMVVGKEFSDEPLAPMYQENDSRWADAVNYTVWGLIGAEELGITQITAGSEGRLREIGDRDPVAKSLITAGDGAVMRAVRAVGNYGEVYNRYFGPTKATAIPRKGTRNALARDGGAMTSRPFR comes from the coding sequence ATGCGACGGATGTTGGTTCTGGCGGTGGCGGTGATCGTGCTGGTGGCCTCGGCGCTCTCGTACGTGGCCTGGGCCCAGGCGCCGCGTTCGCGCCTGGACGTAGTACGGGCCCGCGGGCGCCTGATCTGCGGCATCTCGGGGACAACGGTCGGCTTCAGCTTCGTCGAGCCGCGCAGCGGCGAGATGGTGGGCTTCGACGCCGACTTCTGCCGGGCACTGGCGGCGTTCGTCAACGTGCCGTCGGTGGAGTTCGTGCAGCTCACCTCGGCCAACCGCATCCCGGCCGTGGTGGCAGGGTCGGTGGACGTGGTCTTCCGCACGACCACCCAGACCTTCAGCCGCGACGCGCAGGTGGACTTCGGGCCCGTCACGTTCTACGACGGGCAGCGCCTGCTGGTCCGCAGCAGCTCCAAGATCCGCGACCTGGCCGACCTCAATGGCGCGCGCATCTGCACCCAGACCGGCACCACCAGCGAGCGCAACATCACCGACCAGATGCGACTGCGCAACTTCAAGTTCGAGTTGATCACGTTCGCCCAGCCCAAGGAGGCGTTCGACGGGCTCGTGGCGGGCCGGTGCGACGTGTGGACCACCGACGCCAGCCAGCTCACGGCGTTCCGGGCCACGGCGCCCAACCCCCGCGAGTTCATGGTCGTCGGCAAGGAGTTCAGCGACGAGCCCCTGGCGCCCATGTACCAGGAGAACGACTCGCGCTGGGCCGACGCCGTGAACTACACGGTCTGGGGCCTGATCGGGGCCGAAGAGCTGGGCATCACGCAGATCACCGCGGGCTCGGAGGGCCGGCTGCGCGAGATCGGCGACCGGGATCCCGTGGCCAAGTCGCTGATCACCGCCGGTGACGGGGCCGTGATGCGGGCGGTGCGCGCCGTGGGGAACTACGGGGAAGTCTACAACCGCTACTTCGGGCCGACCAAGGCCACGGCCATCCCCCGCAAGGGGACCCGCAACGCGCTGGCGCGCGACGGCGGGGCCATGACCAGCCGCCCGTTCCGCTAG
- a CDS encoding ABC transporter permease subunit (The N-terminal region of this protein, as described by TIGR01726, is a three transmembrane segment that identifies a subfamily of ABC transporter permease subunits, which specificities that include histidine, arginine, glutamine, glutamate, L-cystine (sic), the opines (in Agrobacterium) octopine and nopaline, etc.) has protein sequence MRRAARATPVWRDLRVLRIAAQVVFVAVLVVLLWAAKAAVERSMVRQNIRLDWGFFRQPAGFQLTALGWTLDLERLRPKRYGPEDSYAEAMIAGLVNTATVAVTGITLATALGLAVGIARLSRNWLVARLALAYVEVLRNTPLLVQLFFWYFGVFLQLPTGAPDSPPLVLLGGTVVLTNRGLAIGGTLTERFGRLVVDGGFQLTSEFTALVVGLAVYTSAFIGEIIRGGILAIPRGQMEAARSLGLSYGRALRLVVLPQALRIVIPPLGNQFLNLTKNSSLAIGIGFADMLTSAMTVASQSFRALETFTFVTLAYLAMSLTISAVLNAVRARLALPGA, from the coding sequence GTGCGCCGCGCAGCCCGCGCGACCCCCGTCTGGCGCGACCTCCGCGTCCTGCGCATCGCGGCGCAGGTCGTGTTCGTCGCGGTGCTGGTCGTGCTGCTGTGGGCTGCCAAGGCGGCCGTCGAGCGGAGCATGGTGCGGCAGAACATCCGGCTCGACTGGGGGTTCTTCCGGCAGCCCGCCGGGTTCCAGCTGACAGCGCTGGGCTGGACCCTGGACCTGGAGCGGCTGCGGCCCAAGCGCTACGGGCCCGAGGACTCCTACGCCGAGGCCATGATCGCGGGGCTGGTCAACACAGCGACGGTGGCCGTGACGGGCATCACGCTCGCCACCGCCCTGGGGCTGGCCGTGGGGATCGCCCGCCTGTCGCGCAACTGGCTGGTGGCGCGCCTGGCCCTCGCCTACGTGGAGGTGCTGCGCAACACGCCGCTGCTGGTCCAGCTGTTCTTCTGGTACTTCGGCGTCTTCCTCCAGTTGCCCACGGGGGCGCCTGACAGCCCACCCCTGGTGCTGCTGGGGGGGACGGTGGTCCTCACCAACCGGGGACTGGCCATCGGCGGGACGCTCACCGAGCGGTTCGGCCGGCTGGTCGTCGACGGCGGGTTCCAGCTGACCAGCGAGTTCACGGCCCTGGTGGTGGGCCTCGCGGTCTACACCTCGGCGTTCATCGGCGAGATCATCCGGGGCGGCATCCTGGCCATCCCCCGCGGGCAGATGGAGGCCGCGCGCAGCCTCGGCCTGTCCTACGGCCGCGCCCTGCGTCTGGTGGTGCTGCCCCAGGCCCTGCGCATCGTCATCCCGCCGCTGGGCAACCAGTTCCTCAACCTCACGAAGAACAGCAGCCTGGCCATCGGGATCGGCTTCGCCGACATGCTGACGTCTGCCATGACCGTCGCCAGCCAGTCGTTCCGCGCCCTGGAGACGTTCACGTTCGTCACCCTGGCCTACCTGGCCATGTCGTTGACGATCTCCGCCGTGCTCAACGCCGTCCGCGCCCGCCTGGCGCTGCCGGGAGCGTAG
- a CDS encoding amidase, with the protein MSQPSTSICDLPAATLAAQLRAGALSAVEVVEAHLARIAQVEPHVQAWVHVDAAGARAAARALDDEYRTGRVRGPLHGVPVALKDIFDAAGLVTTSGAAPFAHRRPEVDAPAVAVLRAAGAVVLGKTTTTEFAYSDPTETRNPWNLAHTPGGSSAGSAAAVAARMVPLALGSQTIGSTLRPAAYCGVVGFKPTYGLVSTEGVTPLAWSLDHVGIFGRTVEDVVLVLAVLTSSAAASGAGVRSGRVPGAPGAAAGPAGGPRADAHESAGEEERSGGVEFPRLGLLRAFYAGIAMPEVTAHLDDVAETFAGAGATVEEVALPPSAADLLAAGQLVLRVEAAAYHRAQFERHADAYRPKIRRLVEDGLRERGVDYVLAQRVRAQFRQEMAPLFARFDALLLPVAPAPAPPRSEGTTGDPVLCAPWSFCGFPAIALPAGLSRDGLPLGIQLVAGQAAEAHLLDVARWCEARLGVSAAPPLQGR; encoded by the coding sequence GTGAGCCAGCCGAGCACGTCCATCTGCGACCTGCCCGCCGCCACGCTGGCGGCACAGCTGCGCGCGGGCGCGCTCTCGGCCGTGGAGGTGGTGGAGGCCCACCTGGCCCGCATCGCGCAGGTGGAGCCCCACGTGCAGGCCTGGGTGCACGTGGACGCGGCGGGCGCCCGGGCCGCCGCGCGTGCGCTCGACGACGAATACCGGACGGGCCGCGTACGCGGCCCGCTGCACGGCGTACCCGTGGCCCTCAAGGACATCTTCGACGCGGCAGGCCTGGTGACCACGTCGGGTGCCGCGCCCTTCGCGCACCGCCGACCCGAGGTCGACGCTCCGGCCGTGGCGGTGCTGCGAGCCGCCGGCGCGGTCGTCCTCGGCAAGACGACGACCACGGAGTTCGCCTACTCCGACCCGACCGAAACCCGCAACCCCTGGAACCTCGCCCACACGCCCGGCGGCTCGTCGGCGGGCTCGGCGGCGGCCGTGGCCGCGCGCATGGTGCCGCTGGCGCTGGGCTCCCAGACCATCGGCTCGACGCTGCGGCCAGCGGCGTACTGTGGCGTCGTGGGGTTCAAGCCCACCTACGGCCTCGTCAGCACCGAGGGCGTGACCCCGCTGGCGTGGAGTCTCGACCACGTGGGCATCTTCGGACGCACCGTCGAGGACGTGGTGCTGGTGCTCGCCGTGCTCACATCATCCGCTGCGGCGTCCGGTGCCGGCGTGAGGAGCGGCCGCGTCCCGGGCGCGCCCGGCGCGGCGGCGGGCCCCGCAGGCGGTCCCCGGGCGGATGCCCACGAGTCCGCCGGCGAGGAGGAGAGATCAGGCGGGGTGGAGTTTCCGCGGCTGGGCCTGCTTCGGGCGTTCTATGCCGGCATCGCCATGCCGGAAGTGACGGCCCACCTGGACGACGTGGCCGAGACGTTTGCCGGTGCCGGCGCCACGGTCGAGGAGGTCGCGCTGCCGCCCTCTGCCGCCGATCTCCTGGCCGCCGGGCAGCTGGTGCTGCGCGTCGAGGCCGCGGCCTATCACCGCGCGCAGTTCGAGCGCCACGCCGACGCGTACCGTCCCAAGATTCGCCGGCTCGTGGAAGACGGGCTGCGCGAGCGCGGGGTGGACTACGTGCTGGCCCAGCGGGTGCGCGCGCAGTTCCGCCAGGAGATGGCACCACTGTTTGCGCGCTTCGACGCCCTGCTGTTGCCCGTCGCCCCGGCCCCCGCGCCCCCGCGCAGCGAGGGGACGACCGGCGATCCGGTGCTGTGCGCGCCCTGGAGCTTCTGTGGGTTCCCGGCCATCGCGCTGCCCGCCGGCCTGTCGCGCGACGGCCTGCCGCTGGGGATCCAGCTCGTCGCCGGGCAGGCCGCCGAGGCGCACCTGCTGGACGTCGCGCGGTGGTGCGAGGCGCGGCTGGGGGTATCCGCGGCGCCGCCCCTTCAGGGCCGGTAG